In Cryptomeria japonica chromosome 10, Sugi_1.0, whole genome shotgun sequence, a genomic segment contains:
- the LOC131029953 gene encoding uncharacterized protein LOC131029953 has product MGEGRALTSSRFVVVKPDSRVEMEHHIYRFIVNLPMSSCRCDAIMVTIDRLTKVDRFFLVRSCYKTESVACNFMEQIVRLHGIPRWIISDRDTVFTSGFWTALQHYLGAPLNFNSTYHPEIDCQTKRVNQVLEALYGHSCHTSLSWDKLEDRVLLGSEMLQDMEHQFSMSDKVFLRVRPRKSPIRYGKGSKLAPHFVGPFKILERIGPIAYRLALPPSLSRIHDVFHVSVLSPYFPNVTHVLDWNSLYVEHG; this is encoded by the exons ATGGGTGAAGGTAGAGCACTGACATCTAGCAGGTTTGTTGTAGTCAAACCCGATTCCAGAGTGGAAATGGAACATCATATCTATAGATTCATTGTCAATTTGCCTATGTCTTCATGTCGTtgtgatgctattatggtcaccattgataggttgaccaaggtggatCGTTTCTTTCTAGTTAGATCATGCTACAAAACAGAGTCAGTGGCTTGTAATTTCATGGAGCAGatagtgaggttgcatggtattcctcgatGGATCATATCAGATCGTGATACAGTGTTCACTTCAGGATTTTGGACAGCCCTTCAACATTATTTAGGAGCGCCACTGAACTTTAATTCAACATATCACCCAGAGATAGATTGCCAAACAAAGAGAGTTAACCAGGTGTTGGAG GCATTATATGGTCACTCGTGTCATACATCCTTGAGTTGGGACAAATTGGAGGATAGAGTGCTTCTTGGTTCAGagatgttgcaggatatggagCATCAG TTTTCAATGAGTGATAAAGTGTTTTTGAGAGTGCGTCCACGAAAGAGTCCTATCcgatatggaaaaggctctaagttggcacctcactTTGTCGGACCATTCAAGATTTTGGAGAGAATTGGTCCTATAGCTTATCGTCTAGCCTTGCCACCCAGCTTGtctcgcatccatgatgtgtttcatgtatcagttttgagccCATATTTccctaatgtgacacatgttttggattggaattCATTGTACGTAGAGCATGGGTAG